CAGCCGGTGGTGATGACGAggctgattctgattctgatgatgatcatCTGATTGAACCTGGATACGAGATGTATCTCGATGAACGTGGTGTTAAGAGACTCAGGAAGATTCGACAGGAAGATGATCCAGAATACGTTCCTTCTGATTCTGAAGCGGAAAGTCTAAGGAAAAGGAAAGAAGAAAAATCTGCAGAACAtcagaaaaagaagaaagcttGAAGATACGTGAGTACCTCTGCCCGGGAATCTGTTCCACAAGCACCGGTTCAAGAACCACCTGTGGTATCTTCAGCTCCTGAAACTCAAACAGTATCTCCTCAGGCTATTCCACAAAGATCTATGGCTGAAGCAATTAGAGCAACAACTTCTCAGCCTAGTGGTGAGCGTCAAAGGATCTTCTCGGAAATGACTCAAGACGAGAAGAATAACTTTCTATTCTCTCAACTTGAAGCAGCGACGGATCGTATTCAAAGATAGACGGACTTCATCAGGATCATGAAAAACGATCAGATCACTCATCAGGTGGACACAGATAAGTTGAAGTCCACGGTTGGCGAACAACAAGCTGTAATACAACGCCAAGAAGCTGAGATTGATCAACTTAAAGCTGAAAACGTCCGTTTAAGAGCTGCAGACGAAGAAAGACAAAGAAGTAGCTCCGTACTTCAGAAGCAGAAGCTGGCTGAAGATCTTAAAAGTAGATGTGATGTCATGATAGAGTGGTATGACTCGCGAAATACCACAATAGTTGAAGGGGCTAAGAAGATAAACGCTGGCTACGAGTTTCTTCGAACTCGGGTTGCTACTCTGTGGGAGGATAGATGTAAGTAGCAAGAAATACTGAAGAAAAAGGATGATGATCCTGAGGATCAAGGGAATCTTGATCCCTCTGCTACATCACAGCAACCGACAGCCGCTACATCTTCCGCAATTATTGTTGCTCAGCCACCAACAGTTGAATCTACTCAAGGAACTTCTTCTGGAACAGCTGAAGAAGTACAACAAATTGAAGGTACATCTTATATTCCTAGAAGTGCTGATCTTGCATTGAAGGTTATTCATCCATTCACCGGTGAATTGCTTGAGGAAGGTGAAATTGTTGAAGATCTCTCACAACAGCAGTTGATTACCCTAAATGCAATAAGAGATATAGATGATGATGAGATTGAAAAGATGCCTAGTGAGCCGAAATCTACAAATGTTGAAAACATTGAAGAAATTATCTTCGAGGGAAATGTGAAGAAGTCTTCGTATGTTCGACAAGACGGAactgagtttgccccgtttgatGAAGATTGGTTAAAAGACAATGTAGAAGACATTGATGAGCATCTGAAGAACCGCAATACATCAGAAAATGCCACTGATGCATTCTCCGCGTGGCGTCAACGGTTCTTGTCAAAGGTTTCCAAGCCCGTGCCTGAGGCTGCTCAAGTTGACTACTTACGGTTTGAGAAAGTGAAGCCTAGCGGTAGAATCCTATGTTGGATGTTTGTGAAGGAAATACATTGTGTTGCCATTAAGCGGGAGTTTGGAATCCAGTACTTTCGGTCTTTACTGAGCATTCTGTCTTTGCCATTTTATGACGTGGCCGCATTGACAAAGATAGAGCTCATCAATCGCTCAAAATATGATGGTGCAACATTATTCGAGCGACTGATCAAGTTGAACAAGAAGTCTGGGTGGAAGGACAAGTCGTACAAACCTCAGTTCCCCATCTATCAACAAATCAAGTTTACGCTTGATCCGGCAACCAACACTGGCAGATACAAGCTTGTTTATGAGCCAGCGAAAGTGGTAGACAAGATTCCCTTGATGCCAATGAGGCAAGACTTTCTTGGTGAAATGCGTTTATGGTGTTATGATTCCGACACACATGAGGCAGTGATCGTTTTTAATGGCGATCAAGAGAATTTCAGGATGTTGGATCCAATGTGGATAGTTAATATGTCCGCATCCGACATTAACAAGCTATACCGGCATGACATATTCCATGAAGACAAGGACGCGCATCAGGCGTTGAAATTTCAGCGTGTCGCTTGCTTCTGCTACTACAGGGGAATACATTCGGGCAGTTCGTGGTCCGAACGACACTGAAGAAGGAAGATTTAAAGACCAAAGACgagtaacagacaagggggagtttgttgatgcatttttgtgtctgtcactagtcttgtaATTTACGATGcattttgtacggtcttttatcgtttatcgagtctgtattcgacgtcgaccaagtcggatatcctcctatccgcttgtgtccgacTTGTTTGTCTCCTTTGTTATGTAATAGTCTttgaacaatgcatgttgcatgtaaagggtatttctgtcatttgtttgtgtttacttgtGCCTGCTGTTTGctgtctgtttgcagcaaacaGTTGACAATCTGCAGCCATcgacgaaacagatgtgtttcgtcgaacacttgtcgacgaaacagactttGGTCTGTTGTTTCTGTTTCGTCATGATCAGCAacgaaacagatgtgtttcgtCGTCTGATGGGCTTGTGTTGTGGCCTAGTTGTGTTTCGTCGGCCCACTTGGTGTTTCGTCGATCTCAATGGCCCAGCTGCTATATATAGGCACATTTGTCTCATTTACAACTTagagatgagagaataccctGAAAGTTACTTTGTCTagactgtgtttgtatcagtttgcATTTTCATCCAGTttaatcaaacgattgtgtttctttggttaaacCATTGTTGTTACTATTTTCTATGTTTAATTTAGCTTAGTTACGTGGATTCCGCACAGGTgactttgtttgttataaacaaggatttggttgtgtaaatcgatcctccgatttcgggacctacagAACCTTAGATCAATTTGATCCATGATAAGCTGAAATAACTAAAGAAGATAATTAAGAGGCCATCATTCACGTGCTATATAAAAAAGATTATTAGAATTTAAAAGTGTTAATCCAAATAGTGCTTTACtcattaaaaattttaaaatcaagagtaaattacaagttttgtccggTATATTTGAAACTGATATGTTATTGCTGCTGGTGTTGTTGAGATCACGCACCGATGAAAATGAAGTGGAGTTTTGGTAGTTTGAAGAAAAATCTGCATTTTTCCAGCGAATAAACACCAACTCAACCATCAAAGAACTCACCATCGGAAGCCGCCGTTGTCGACTACGTTAAAGACATTCTGGATCTTAGCAACCTAGGGCAACTTACACTTACATTTCTCTATCTCGACTACGTTAACCGACGAAAATCACCGCTCAAAAAACAACTCATTCATTGCAACTATATAACCACTGCACATATGAACTATGTTAATCCAGCACCAGAGAATCTAATCAATCAACACAGGCTACAATTCATTCATCTCCAATCAATCATTTTACCATAACACTCACGCCGATAACAACACATTCAATTGAAGGGAAAACAACAAGGACAATTAAACAAATCGAATGCaaaaccctagaattaacaaAACCTAAAATAATTGCATAAAAACAACACGATTCTTCTGTAGAAACAACATATCGAATCAAATCAACAAAATTATGCATCACGAACCTTGATTTGTGAAGATACACTACAAGAACAGGGCACCTTTAGCGGCGACGGGTGTCACCGGTATTGACCActtttgtcgccgctattgacttttagcggcgacatgtcgccggtAAAACGTCGCCGGTAAAGACTATTGTCGCCGGTATTAATCCTACACCTTTTGCGGCGACAGCTGTCGTCGCTAAAAGTGTCGCCGGTATTAACCTTCGTCGGTAAAGGTTGAAAGGCAATAGCTGCGACacgtgtcgccgctaaaagtctgTTTTTTTAATACAACAGCTGTATATACAGCTGCCCAGccagttttacggccgaaaaaacAAAACCTGCCTATTTTCGAACAACGCAAGCATACGCCATGAACATAATCAACAGATACTAAAGGTAATATAATTAAAAACTACGTTTAAGTCGTACATTATATCCTACAACGTTTAATTAAATCTAAATCATACATTAAAAACAAGTCACTCATCGTTATCGTTGGCTTCCTCGTCGGATTCATTATCGAATAAGTTGTCAGAATCATAGTCTTTtgactttccttttccttttccttgtgaAGCAAGATAGTTGTTAAGTTGGTTCAAAAATGAGAGGGTTTGGAACAAGCTGTTAACAAAATCCTACAATAATAGATAGCAAAACGTATATTAGCATATTAATTAACGCtaccaacatatatttaacaaggaAACTTGCGTTCGTTGTCATTTTATAAATTGCGTAGTTTACCTCGGAAAAGGGTTCTTGCGTCCGAGATTGTGAAGACGACATGTTAGATGACGAGTGCGAGGACGTGTTGGAAGAAGGTTTAGGCCCCATCACGCGGTACCATCCTCGCCGCTCACCCAACGCTTCCTGATACGGGGCAATTAGCGGACCCTCACCGCTCCATTCACTTGTGGCCTGTTGTATGTTCCGCTGTATTTTACGAAGATGATTAAATAtacatgtgtgtgtatatatatatatatatatttgttatagaaaataatacttaaaagaaATACTTACATAATTTTGTTCAGCAACCGGATCAACCCAATTCCCTTGATTGTCTGTGTGGGTTTTAGCATACGTAGGTACCCAATCCATATCCTGTTTAACATTAAACTTAGATTAgacattaaataaacaaaagcttacacacacgcacacatacataaaacattacatttttatagGCGGTGCTACCGTACGAAGATGTCCCCCCACGGTATGGGAATTGTTGTTTCTCGCGTACTAGTGTGTTGGCCTTgcttcttttaatatatttttcttcCCGGAAACCTTTGATGGTTCTCAACCAGTTATCATAGGGCATATCCGGGGGATGGAATGCCCTTGCACTCTCAAGATCATCGTAACCTCCCTTGCTCTTAAATAATTTTTTAGCATCGTACTTGCGGCCAGAGTACCACTTCATAAGCACAGCCCTAATGCCACCCGTCAAGTTTTTGGCCTCTATATCACGTGCCACTTCATCAAAACTGAAATTTtcctacaaattaaataaaaaagttaaaatatcatatataaattagatttgcatgtgcttaaatatttgataaaattttatGCATATAAGTTATTTACCCGTAAGTGGTTCATGAGGGCATCCTTGTAATGTTGTTCAACGTTATCCCATCCAATTTTATCGAACGGGATGGACCGCCAAATATACAGGCCGGCCTCCCGTGAAAACATATCTCTTGTTTTACCAACAGGGGTATACGTCACCTGCCTGTCAAACGTAAGCGATACAGGCCCCCCGCTTTTACCGGACGCCTTAGTTTCTCGTTTTTTGCTTTCCCCCTAACCCTCTTCGGGGGAACCGctgcaattaaaacaaaaataattagtaacaacatttataatataaaaaatataaggactacaaaataatttagtaaaaGACTTACCGTCTGTCTCGTGTGTGCCACGAAATCCACCAGGAGGAAGCGGTGGATCACCAGCGTCGTCACCCCCATGTCCCCAGGGGGCCACATCAGCCATCAGATAAGCGAATATCAACAATACAGAAAACATAATCCCTATAAAGTTACAAATGTTACAGCATGTGTATCTAATAGGTAATAGAAATTAAGGGAAAGTACAACAAGTGTAactcaaattcaaataaatatttcaaacaagTGTTTATCAATTACAAATCAATATAAATTACAATAACTTTTCTTTTAGTCAGACTCCACATAATCGGGATCATCCTCATCATATTCAGCCTCGACCTCATCACAATCAGTCTCGACTTCAAACACTTCATCGACGGTGGCTGTTGGGGGATCAACTTCAATTGAAGGCTCACCCGCAGTAACATGAGAAGATCCAATTTGAAAGTATTGGGTCAAGTCAATGACAAGTGGACAGTCAGATGAAGAGTTGTTGTCGACAATGTCCCTATCTTCTAAGTGTTTGTCAACATTTTGAACCTTATTGACGCGGTCATCACTTAATAGCCGATCCCAAATTCTTCGATGATTAACATTTTTGACTACCCACctatgtttatttttttggtttcgaGACGTTTCTTGGATGAAGAACACTTGTTTGGCTTGCGAAGCAAATATGAGTTGATCGTCTTTGTCCCATTCATGTTCAGTGCTTATACTGGTGATATTATTGTTATGGTTTACACCCCTTTGAGTATCAAACCACTTGCACCGAAATAGGAGAGTGGAATAATCATTTGTATAACGCAACTCAATAATTTCTTCTAATTGGCCATAAAATTTCACACCGTTCTCTCCAACCACTTCCACCCCAGAGTTTTGCGTTGCGCATTTTGCATCACGTTCAAGTGTCTTAAACCTAACACCGTTGACTATGCAAGCAGTGTAAGTGTAAGCAGTCATTTTCGCACAAATTGAAAGAGCATACAACTCCGGGTGGAATTCTGGAGAATTTTGTGTTTTCATCGAATGGGCCTAACAAACATAGAGTAATAATGTTTGTTATATACGTATTACCTAGCAAGTATAGAGTaatgagtgttatatatgtattatacctTATGGAGAAACCATCCCGGAAATTTGGTTTTAAGATCATCATGGGGATGTGTATGTTTGAATTCACTACATTGATGACAAATATAAGAAAGGAATGAGAAATACCAATTAACAGATTATGAAATGTTAAAGATAGAAGCACTCACTTCATGTACTCCCTAACTTCTGCGCAGTTTTCGAGGACAAACCATTCCATCTTGTTTTTTTCGATGAATGATAGATATTTGTCCTTTCTTGCGCCAACATAACGACATTTGGACTCAAACACCCATAACTTTCTTTTTTCAACAACGACATCATCGATTCTATCTGGGCGATTGAACTTAGTCTGAACATCTTTAAGGTACATTGAACAAAATGTTAGAGCTTCTTCAAACACATAACCTTCAGTTATACAACCTTCAGGCCTTGCCGGGTTTTTGACATAGTTCTTTAGTTTTTTCATGTACCTTTCAAATGGATACATCCATCTAAAAGCTACTGGACCTCCCGCAATCGCTTCATCAGGTAAATGCACAAGTAAATGAACCATAATGTCAAAAAACGTAGTTGGATAGATCATCTCTAACTTGCATAAGATGGTAACAATGTCATCCTTTGCTTTCTTCATATCATCCACCGATAGTGTTCTAGAGCAAAGTTGCTTAAAGAACATACAAAGGTCTACTATTGGTGTAGATGTATCTTTAGTCAAAAGCCCTCTAACCCCAATCGGTATCAAACGttgcatgaggatatgacagtcATGAGATTTCAACCTGGTAATGTTAGCATTGTTATCTGTCACCCTCTTACTGATATTAGATCCAAACCGATCTGGTAgtttaacattttttataaacTGACAAATAGTTTTCGATCATCGGACTTGAATGAGTACTTTGGGTGGGGACTTAAGAACTTGCCACCCGATTGTTTCAGCCATTGTGACGGCCGAATGTTTAGTTTTTCCAAGTCGCACCGCGCATTTGGCGTGTCTTTGCTCTTATCGTTCATTAGAAGAGTACCGAGCAAGCTATCGCACACATTTTTCTCTATATGCATTACATCTAAGTTATGTTTCAGCTGCAGAGAAGACCAATACTCAAGGTCAAAAAATATGCTTCTTTTGGACCAGTTCAACTCGAAATCTGACCGGGTTATCCTCCCACCTCCAAAATCTGGATGCTTGCCTGGTAGACGATTAATTAAACGACCTAGTTGAGCTTCTATGTCAGCTGGGCTAAACTGTCTCGGAGGGTCTCGTGTCTCGGGTCTCCCGTTAAAGTCGAGACTTGTTCTCCAAGGATGGTTGGCATCTAAGAACCGGCGATGACCAACATAAGCACATTTACCAGTTACACGTATTAAAGGAGTGTCTTGGTTACAAGTTGGGCATGCCATGTAGCCTTGTCCGCTCCAACCTGATAGGCTACTACGGGCTGGAAAGTCATTTATGGTCCATAACAACGCCGCCTTCATTGTGAAGTATGTGTTTGTTGCTGCGTCTTTAGTACGTACACCTGTCTGCCACAATTGCTTAAGCTCATCCACTAACGGTCTAAGGAAAACGTCCATGTCTTTCCCCGGTGATTTAGGGCCAGGAATCAACAAGGTCAACATGAATGTGGACTCTCGCATGCATAGCCAGGGAGGCAGATTATATGTGGTGAGTATAACCGGCCACGTGCTATGTGTCAAGGATCCACTACTGTTGTTAAAGGGATTAAAACCGTCAGCTGCAAGCCCTAAGCGAACATTTCGTGGCTCCATCGTGAAGTTTGGGTACTTTTTATCAAAGTCTTGCCATGCAGATCCATCAACTGGATGACGCATAGTCCCATCTTCCGATCATCCGGTACTATGCGATATCATATCTCTCGCTGTGTGCCTTGAACAATACAAACGTCGTAGTCTAGGCGTCAAAGGAAAGTATCGTAACACCTTACGAGCCACCTTCGTGCCTTTTGTGTCTTTATCGACCCATCGACTCTCATTACAAACGGGACAATTTTGCAAGGACTCGTTTTCTTTCCAAAAGAGAGCACATAATACGAAGGGGGGAATCTTGTTGCCTTCTGGCATTGACTCTCGCAACAACGAGAGGAGTCGATCTACTCCttcattttgaaaatgttacgTATCCTTTATATTCAAAAGCTTTGCTAAAAAGTCGATAGAAGAAAACTTGGTACAACCAGGATATAATTCTGTTTCAACTTCCTTTACCAGGTCTtcaaaatcatcaacaacaccGCTACCATCTCCATTCGAGTTCTCTTGGTTAAGGTATGTATCTTCTTCCATACGCTCCCCCCTAATGTCTTCAATAACGTTTACCATACCGTTTTGTGGCGCAACATCGTTTACTTCTGTAATTGGAGTCGTGTCCCTGTGATAGGTCCACTTCGTGTATTCCTTCCAAAAACTGTTAATACGCAAATGGTATTTCATTTCTGCCATAGTTTTTAAGCCGGAATTTTTACATTTGGTACACGGACATCTAACTTCATCGTGGTTTTTTATCACTCTTTCACACATCTCGATAAATGACTCGAGTCCTTGCTTGTAGTGAGGTGAATGACGTGGGGAATCAATCCAACTTTTATCGATAGGCATTATGCAACTGAAAGAAAATCTAATTTAGGATTAACAAGACAAGGGTAGGCTGCTAAACCCACTTTTTGAACACTTTATCTCAtatgtgaatgtgtattacatgattgtttgtttaagaaaaattcggcagcatttcctcttagctcccaagtatatatgtaatgatatatatacccgaggagcaaagagaaaatgataaccgaatccttcttaaacaaacaatcatgtaatacacattcacatCCTAAATGAGATAAAGTATTCAAAAAGCAGTCCCAAGATAAACGGGGACAACCCGAAATTAATTTCTAAATCAATTTCGGGCGGGTATTTCTAAGCTCGTTatgtttaaaatgattaattCAAACACGGGCACAATTGTTTAAGCTTGTTATGTTCTTAATGATTGTTTTAAATTTTGGGCGAAATGTTATGTTTTAAATCATGATTTCAATTTCGATTTCGATTGGGTGTTTTCTTAGCTCGTTATGTTTGAAATGATGAATTCAATATCAGGCACgattttttaaatatgtaatgTTCTTCATTTTGTTAGctccttttttttataaatgttttcaaacCTAAACACAAACATACTAATTATCAaacttaaacttttttttttcaaacctacACATAAACATACTACCAACACACATACATACTTATAAAGACACATTTATATACGTACACATACATACCTACAAACACACATTTTGACCAAAAACACAAAATTTATACTTACTTACATACACATttgcatattttatacaaacataCACATTTTCACCAATTACAAACATTTACATGCACAATTGTTCATCATTTATAAACAccaacatactaacatacacctacatacatacattcataaacttacatacacacatacatgcttacatacaccaAAATACACAAATCAATAGATTttcatatacacatttttatcaaatacacctacattatacatttggcatactaacatacacctacatacatacattacttcATAGACTAACCGTATTCGAGATGCTTACATACacctaaacttaaaaaaaaataaaaaaaaattatacatttaCATACCTAAACCAAATCAATAGATTTTCATTACttctaaacttaaaaaaaatcaatagatacacctacatacatacacaaATCAATAGATTTTCATTACttctaaactaaaaaaaaaaaaaaaaaaaaacgtattcGAGATGCTTACATACACCTAAACCAAAAATTATTTACATACCTAAAccaaaaattatagaatttctaaactttaaaaaaaaagagCAAAAACAAAGTGAAACTAACCGACGGTGGTTACCGGATTCGAGATGGTGGTGACCGGATATTCGAGATGGTGGTGACCggatatttcttccaaaaatacaaaaatacacaaaaaAGAGCAAAAGATAAAGCCTATAACATGTATATAACAAATGTAGAGAAGAAATCTAACAAAAACAAAGTGAAACTAACCGATTTGGACGATTTTCCCGAGTTAGCAGCGGTGTTCGGAGGTTTTTTTTGGGGGAAAAGTGAAAGAGGAGGGAGAAGTTGGCGCTGTATAGGGGTTTGGTTCGTTCAACCATTAGCGGCGACAGATTGTCGCCGGTATTGCCGGTTGTCGCCGGTAAAGACTTTAATGAGGTTGACCAGAGGTTGACCAGGGATAAGATTTGTGTGGCTAGGGATTAAAGTTCTGACATTTACTTTTAGCGGAGACAAGCTGTCGCCGCTATTACCCTACCCATGTCGTCGGTAATGATTTATTAATCCCCAACCGTCAGATCATGCTTTTGATCAACGGATGGGGTTTGGTTTGAGATCCTGTGACGcggatcgaccaatagcggcgacatttgacctgtcgccgctaaaggtgtcgccgctaaaggtgccCTGTTCTTGTAGTGAAAGTAGATGAAATTCTGCGGTATTGTTTATGTAATTTGCTTTGTTGAGTTGAAACCTCCTCACCGGAGTTTGGTTAATCAGGGAAGGCTGCTGGTTAATGAATACCTATAAAAAACCGggaattattttttaattaacatTAACGTAAGATAAGTAATGTTCTTTCAACATCTTTTCGTATCAGGATTTCAGCTCGGCTGGTAAGCACATGAGCTTTTATGCAGAAGGTCTACGGTTCGACTCTCACTGGCTACCTTTTTTTTATACCTAGGATGTTATAAATAGTACGGTTTcatataattaaaattaaattaaagcatggcatttttattttttttttaaaagcaaTCACTTTTTTGTTTCATTTAATTCtaaacaataaaatttatattattaGAAGTTCAAACAAAATTACCTTTGTAGTATACTTTCTACAAGAACACTTTACCAAATATTTTTCTATAATTCTATTATAGAAAGAGATATGATatgctaattaaaataataataaataacaaaaatatgacTGGGCAATAGTTCTAAAACTTGAATTTACAATTAAATGAGCTTCCGAGTCGGTGTTTATGATGCAGGTTTCTGTATCTTCATAACGCGACAGGCTCTAACCGCACTAGCATGGTCTCGTTCAAAGGGTTatgtaggtccctttccggaggatgacgaacctaaacctt
This is a stretch of genomic DNA from Helianthus annuus cultivar XRQ/B chromosome 16, HanXRQr2.0-SUNRISE, whole genome shotgun sequence. It encodes these proteins:
- the LOC110919916 gene encoding uncharacterized protein LOC110919916, producing MRHPVDGSAWQDFDKKYPNFTMEPRNVRLGLAADGFNPFNNSSGSLTHSTWPVILTTYNLPPWLCMRESTFMLTLLIPGPKSPGKDMDVFLRPLVDELKQLWQTGVRTKDAATNTYFTMKAALLWTINDFPARSSLSGWSGQGYMACPTCNQDTPLIRVTGKCAYVGHRRFLDANHPWRTSLDFNGRPETRDPPRQFSPADIEAQLGRLINRLPGKHPDFGGGRITRSDFELNWSKRSIFFDLEYWSSLQLKHNLDVMHIEKNVCDSLLGTLLMNDKSKDTPNARCDLEKLNIRPSQWLKQSGDRFGSNISKRVTDNNANITRLKSHDCHILMQRLIPIGVRGLLTKDTSTPIVDLCMFFKQLCSRTLSVDDMKKAKDDIVTILCKLEMIYPTTFFDIMVHLLVHLPDEAIAGGPVAFRWMYPFERYMKKLKNYVKNPARPEGCITEGYVFEEALTFCSMYLKDVQTKFNRPDRIDDVVVEKRKLWVFESKCRYVGARKDKYLSFIEKNKMEWFVLENCAEVREYMNEFKHTHPHDDLKTKFPGWFLHKAHSMKTQNSPEFHPELYALSICAKMTAYTYTACIVNGVRFKTLERDAKCATQNSGVEVVGENGVKFYGQLEEIIELRYTNDYSTLLFRCKWFDTQRGVNHNNNITSISTEHEWDKDDQLIFASQAKQVFFIQETSRNQKNKHRWVVKNVNHRRIWDRLLSDDRVNKVQNVDKHLEDRDIVDNNSSSDCPLVIDLTQYFQIGSSHVTAGEPSIEVDPPTATVDEVFEVETDCDEVEAEYDEDDPDYVESD